From one Bacillus sp. FJAT-42376 genomic stretch:
- a CDS encoding GNAT family protein yields the protein MRTTIRFATMADAYKMTRYIKRILGETPYMISEASEYHPSIEDEEYWLNQTYQDGGMILLAFSGRSLIGMLSVNRHKRNRRNHVCSFGISVSKSFQGRGLGKELMRRMIEWCRSEPGLEKITLEVFSNNHHAIQLYEKLGFHEEGRLRNEIRYPNGQYADMITMALFLHRGSIR from the coding sequence ATGAGAACAACAATACGGTTTGCAACGATGGCAGATGCCTATAAAATGACGAGATACATTAAACGAATTCTTGGTGAAACCCCTTATATGATCAGTGAAGCAAGTGAATATCATCCTTCAATCGAAGACGAAGAATACTGGCTGAATCAAACGTATCAAGACGGAGGAATGATTCTGCTCGCCTTTTCAGGCAGGAGCCTGATTGGAATGCTGAGCGTTAACCGGCACAAAAGAAACCGGAGAAATCATGTCTGTTCCTTCGGCATTTCCGTCAGCAAAAGTTTTCAGGGACGCGGCCTCGGAAAAGAATTAATGAGAAGAATGATCGAGTGGTGCAGAAGTGAACCGGGCCTTGAAAAAATAACCCTCGAGGTATTCTCCAACAATCACCATGCCATTCAACTGTATGAAAAACTTGGATTTCATGAAGAAGGCCGGTTGAGGAATGAGATTCGCTATCCAAACGGGCAATACGCCGATATGATCACGATGGCCCTGTTCCTTCACCGTGGATCCATTAGATAA
- a CDS encoding iron-containing alcohol dehydrogenase, producing MDNFTYYNPTKLIFGKGQLEQLKNELPQYGKKVLLVYGGGSIKRSGLYDQVLSVLNEIGAEVSELAGVEPNPRLTTVRKGVDICKTEGIDVILAVGGGSVIDCTKAIAAGAKYDGDAWDIVTKKYTPADALPFGTVLTLAATGSEMNAGSVITNWETQEKYGWGSPLTFPKFSILDPVNTFTVPKDHTVYGIVDMMSHVFEQYFNRAENTPLQDRMCESVLKTVIETAPKLLEDLENYEHRETILYNGTIALNGTLQMGAPGDWASHNIEHAVSAVYDIPHAGGLAILFPNWMKHNLHVDVSRFKQLAVRVFDVNPEGKSDEETALEGISRLREFWSSLGAPERLADYDINDENIDLIADKAMINGEFGRFKSLKKQDVVDILQASL from the coding sequence GTGGATAACTTTACATACTACAATCCTACAAAGCTGATTTTTGGAAAAGGCCAGCTCGAGCAGCTGAAAAATGAACTTCCTCAGTACGGGAAGAAAGTTCTGCTTGTATACGGAGGCGGAAGCATTAAAAGAAGCGGTCTTTATGATCAGGTCCTTTCTGTCCTGAATGAAATAGGCGCAGAAGTCTCTGAGCTTGCAGGGGTTGAACCCAATCCCCGTCTGACAACGGTCAGAAAAGGTGTAGACATCTGTAAGACGGAAGGAATCGATGTAATCCTTGCAGTCGGAGGAGGCAGTGTAATTGACTGTACAAAAGCCATTGCAGCAGGTGCTAAATATGACGGGGATGCATGGGATATTGTTACAAAAAAATATACTCCGGCAGACGCGCTTCCATTTGGAACAGTTCTTACCCTTGCGGCAACAGGTTCAGAAATGAATGCCGGTTCTGTTATCACAAATTGGGAAACACAGGAGAAATACGGCTGGGGAAGCCCGCTGACATTCCCTAAATTCTCTATTCTTGATCCGGTAAACACATTTACGGTTCCTAAAGACCACACAGTTTACGGGATCGTGGATATGATGTCCCATGTATTCGAACAGTATTTCAACCGTGCAGAGAACACACCTCTTCAGGACCGCATGTGCGAATCTGTTTTGAAAACCGTCATTGAAACAGCTCCTAAACTGCTGGAAGATCTGGAGAATTACGAACATCGCGAAACCATTCTCTACAATGGAACGATTGCTCTTAACGGGACTCTCCAAATGGGTGCACCAGGAGACTGGGCGTCTCATAATATCGAGCATGCTGTATCAGCTGTATACGATATCCCGCATGCAGGCGGATTGGCGATTCTGTTCCCGAACTGGATGAAGCATAATCTCCATGTGGATGTAAGCCGCTTCAAGCAGCTTGCTGTACGTGTATTTGATGTGAATCCAGAAGGAAAATCAGATGAAGAGACAGCGCTTGAAGGGATCAGCCGTCTCCGTGAATTCTGGAGCAGTCTGGGAGCTCCTGAACGTCTTGCGGATTATGACATTAATGATGAGAACATTGACTTAATTGCCGACAAGGCAATGATCAATGGTGAGTTTGGACGCTTTAAGTCCTTGAAAAAACAAGACGTAGTAGACATTCTGCAGGCTTCTTTATAA
- a CDS encoding DUF378 domain-containing protein — protein sequence MSGIQRAALVLTIIGAINWGLIGFFQFDLVAAIFGGQNAALSRIIYGLVGIAGLINLGLLFKPAAELGRTEPKPEVR from the coding sequence ATGAGTGGAATTCAGCGTGCAGCGCTTGTTCTTACGATTATCGGAGCCATTAACTGGGGACTGATCGGATTCTTCCAATTCGATTTGGTTGCGGCCATTTTTGGAGGGCAAAATGCAGCTCTTTCCCGCATTATTTACGGCTTAGTCGGAATAGCTGGTTTAATCAACCTTGGGCTTCTGTTTAAGCCGGCAGCGGAATTGGGCCGTACCGAACCTAAACCGGAAGTCAGATAG
- a CDS encoding MDR family MFS transporter yields MENTASQSRDGLNVIPIVAVLISGAFIAILNQTLLATALPQIMKDLHLSSSTAQWLQTIFLLVNGIMIPITAFLTGKFKTRFLYLSAVGLFASGTFICAVAPGFAALMAGRILQGAGAGIIIPLIQTVLFVLFPIEKRGQAMGFFGLVISFAPAIGPTLSGWLIDQYSWRSLFYVVLPIAIIDFIIAWAVIKNVTKQTHPHLDSASVILSTAGFGGLLFGFSSAGNTGWTNPAVLGALLIGAVSLTVFISRQFKLKEPMLEFKVFRNPVFSVTTAIAAIVFLVMISSATILPIFMQNMLGYSALKSGLMLLPGAIVMGALSPISGKLYDRIGARKLAIPGLIIAAVTTFMMSRLSASTTFFYLSAVNTIRLFGVGLVMMPVTTAGLNQLPDHLISHGTAMNNTMRQIAGSIGTAILFTVIASSKTPSHGAEGMIHGVNVSFIVTGCICALGIGLAFMIKEKTDQ; encoded by the coding sequence ATGGAAAATACTGCCTCCCAGTCCCGGGACGGATTAAACGTCATCCCTATAGTCGCTGTCCTCATTTCAGGAGCGTTCATCGCTATTTTAAACCAGACACTTCTCGCCACTGCACTCCCCCAAATTATGAAGGATTTACATCTATCCTCCAGCACAGCCCAGTGGCTGCAAACCATTTTTCTTCTTGTAAATGGGATTATGATTCCGATTACCGCGTTTTTAACCGGAAAATTTAAAACCCGTTTTCTTTACCTTAGTGCCGTGGGGCTTTTTGCCTCAGGTACCTTTATCTGCGCGGTTGCACCTGGATTTGCCGCATTGATGGCAGGCCGGATTCTGCAGGGAGCCGGAGCAGGAATTATTATCCCCCTCATCCAGACGGTACTGTTCGTGCTTTTTCCGATTGAAAAACGCGGGCAGGCTATGGGTTTTTTTGGTCTTGTTATTTCTTTTGCACCGGCAATCGGACCTACTCTTTCTGGCTGGCTGATTGATCAATATTCGTGGAGATCCCTTTTTTATGTCGTGCTTCCAATTGCCATTATTGACTTTATCATCGCCTGGGCTGTTATTAAGAATGTAACAAAGCAAACGCATCCCCATCTTGATTCCGCTTCAGTGATTCTATCCACAGCAGGTTTTGGCGGACTCCTGTTTGGTTTCAGCAGCGCTGGAAACACAGGCTGGACCAATCCTGCTGTGCTTGGCGCACTTCTCATCGGAGCGGTTTCCCTTACCGTTTTTATTTCAAGACAATTTAAACTGAAGGAGCCCATGCTTGAATTTAAGGTGTTTCGGAATCCTGTCTTTTCTGTCACGACAGCCATCGCTGCTATCGTCTTTCTCGTTATGATATCAAGCGCCACTATACTCCCGATTTTCATGCAAAACATGCTCGGCTATTCAGCCCTTAAATCAGGACTGATGCTGCTGCCGGGAGCGATTGTCATGGGGGCGCTGTCCCCAATTTCAGGAAAACTGTATGACCGGATTGGCGCCAGAAAACTGGCCATCCCGGGGCTTATCATTGCAGCCGTTACGACATTTATGATGAGCCGCCTATCGGCTTCAACGACATTTTTTTATTTATCAGCCGTAAATACCATCAGACTCTTTGGAGTTGGCCTCGTTATGATGCCTGTTACGACAGCAGGATTGAACCAGCTCCCTGATCACCTTATTTCCCACGGGACGGCTATGAATAACACGATGCGTCAGATTGCAGGGTCTATTGGAACGGCGATTCTTTTTACCGTAATCGCTTCTTCAAAAACGCCTTCTCATGGAGCAGAAGGAATGATTCACGGTGTAAACGTATCATTCATCGTAACAGGATGTATATGTGCTCTTGGTATCGGATTAGCCTTTATGATCAAAGAAAAAACGGATCAATAG
- the yugI gene encoding S1 domain-containing post-transcriptional regulator GSP13 yields MTATYEVGNVYTGKITGIQPYGAFVALDGDTQGLVHISEVTHSFVKDINEHLKVGEEVQVKVLSIDEKAGKMSLSIRATQDAPERPEVKKQPRKKQPAAASAATSYSSGDSSQGFNTLKEKLEEWIEQSKK; encoded by the coding sequence ATGACAGCCACTTATGAAGTTGGAAATGTATATACAGGAAAAATTACAGGCATTCAGCCTTACGGAGCGTTTGTAGCGCTTGATGGCGATACTCAAGGCCTTGTTCATATTTCTGAAGTAACTCATAGCTTTGTAAAAGACATTAACGAGCATTTGAAAGTTGGGGAAGAAGTTCAAGTTAAAGTTCTTTCCATTGATGAAAAAGCTGGGAAAATGAGCCTTTCTATCCGTGCTACTCAAGATGCTCCAGAGCGTCCGGAAGTGAAAAAACAGCCAAGAAAGAAACAGCCGGCTGCAGCATCAGCAGCAACTTCTTACTCTTCAGGTGATTCTTCTCAAGGATTCAACACACTGAAAGAAAAGCTTGAAGAATGGATCGAACAATCCAAAAAATAA
- a CDS encoding sigma-70 family RNA polymerase sigma factor — MQEEELVARAKKGNAAAFQQLVEIYRPVVERFAYQLGNRQDDIEDITQEVFIRVYRFLDQFTRAKFSTWLYKITLNVTRDAGRKRASAIKKVFKLQKEQREEYPAAEAIVLKNESDRTLHICLQSLDEKYKVPIILFYFHEKKYEEIAEILSLTLPAVKTRILRGKGMLKKALEESERREGETHG; from the coding sequence ATGCAGGAAGAAGAACTTGTAGCCAGAGCCAAAAAGGGCAATGCCGCAGCTTTTCAGCAGCTGGTAGAAATTTACCGCCCGGTCGTTGAACGATTCGCGTACCAGCTTGGAAATCGGCAGGATGATATAGAGGATATTACCCAGGAAGTATTTATCCGTGTCTATCGATTTCTCGATCAATTTACGCGGGCGAAGTTTTCAACATGGCTTTACAAAATTACGTTGAATGTAACAAGGGATGCGGGGAGAAAAAGGGCTTCAGCTATAAAAAAGGTGTTTAAGCTGCAGAAAGAACAGCGGGAAGAATATCCTGCTGCAGAAGCAATCGTTCTTAAAAATGAAAGTGACCGGACTCTGCATATTTGTCTTCAGAGTCTGGATGAAAAATATAAGGTGCCGATCATCCTCTTCTATTTCCACGAAAAGAAATACGAAGAGATTGCAGAGATTCTTTCACTCACCCTGCCGGCAGTGAAAACACGAATTCTGAGAGGAAAAGGAATGCTTAAAAAAGCTCTGGAGGAATCTGAGAGGAGAGAAGGTGAAACACATGGATGA
- a CDS encoding aminotransferase — protein MDSSRFISSSVSELKPSGIRKFFDLAASMEGVISLGVGEPDFVTSWSVREACILSLENGYTSYSANAGILELRQEISYYLQRKFQTAYSPDHEILVTVGASQALDLSLRAILNPGDEVIIPEPCFVAYGPLVKLAGGIPVYVPAHANYGFKTLPSQIEKAVTEKTKAVLICSPNNPTGSSLGKKDLEKLSAILVKYDLLAISDEIYAELSYDEEFTSFASLEGMKERTITISGFSKGFAMTGWRLGFAAAPAPLLEGMLKIHQYAMMCAPTMSQHAALEALRNGEEDVQRMKLDYRRRRNYFVRSLNEAGYPCQTPGGAFYAFPSIEYTGLTSGEFAEQLLLEEKVAVVPGDVFGPSGEGYIRCSYASSLPQLKEALKRMSAFMKRRHGAAAPLRTLQDF, from the coding sequence ATGGATAGTTCGCGATTTATATCCAGCAGTGTATCTGAGCTTAAGCCTTCAGGCATCAGGAAGTTTTTTGATCTCGCAGCAAGTATGGAAGGAGTCATCTCACTGGGGGTCGGAGAACCTGATTTTGTTACTTCATGGAGTGTAAGGGAAGCCTGTATCCTCTCTCTGGAAAACGGCTATACGTCTTATTCAGCTAATGCCGGAATACTGGAGCTGAGGCAGGAGATCAGTTATTACCTCCAAAGAAAATTTCAGACGGCTTACAGTCCGGATCATGAAATACTGGTCACAGTAGGGGCGAGCCAGGCTTTGGATCTGTCATTAAGAGCCATTCTTAATCCCGGTGATGAAGTCATCATTCCGGAGCCGTGCTTTGTTGCTTATGGACCTCTTGTTAAACTGGCCGGAGGAATTCCGGTGTACGTTCCGGCTCATGCAAATTACGGTTTTAAGACGCTTCCGAGCCAAATTGAAAAAGCCGTTACAGAAAAAACAAAAGCCGTTCTGATCTGTTCGCCGAATAATCCGACCGGTTCAAGCCTGGGCAAAAAAGATCTGGAGAAATTGTCCGCAATTTTAGTGAAATATGATTTGCTTGCCATTTCAGATGAGATTTACGCGGAGCTTAGCTATGACGAAGAATTTACAAGCTTCGCCTCACTCGAGGGCATGAAGGAGAGAACAATTACCATATCCGGGTTTTCAAAGGGGTTTGCAATGACTGGCTGGAGACTGGGTTTTGCAGCTGCCCCTGCACCACTATTGGAGGGTATGCTCAAAATTCACCAGTATGCAATGATGTGTGCCCCAACGATGTCTCAGCATGCTGCATTAGAAGCTCTTCGGAATGGGGAAGAAGATGTGCAGCGGATGAAATTAGACTATCGGAGAAGAAGGAACTATTTTGTCCGGTCACTGAATGAAGCGGGATATCCATGCCAGACACCGGGCGGAGCATTCTATGCGTTCCCATCTATTGAATATACGGGGTTAACTTCCGGAGAATTCGCTGAGCAGCTGCTTCTGGAGGAAAAGGTAGCAGTAGTCCCGGGAGACGTTTTTGGCCCGTCCGGAGAAGGGTATATCCGCTGTTCCTATGCTTCCTCGCTTCCCCAGCTTAAAGAAGCATTGAAAAGGATGTCTGCTTTTATGAAAAGAAGGCATGGGGCAGCCGCACCTCTGAGAACTCTTCAGGATTTTTGA
- a CDS encoding Lrp/AsnC family transcriptional regulator, whose product MKLSDKETEVLEILEGNSRLPITVISKMAGISEEETGQIIHKLEQEKIIIDYAAAIDWRKVDGHEGVTAMIDVKVAPKRGVGFDEIAERVYRFKEVQSVYLMSGAYDLSVVIEGKSMSEVARFVSEKLSALDSVLSTTTHFILKKYKHDGRIYGTGDEDKRMVVTP is encoded by the coding sequence ATGAAGCTGAGCGACAAAGAAACTGAGGTGCTGGAAATCCTGGAAGGAAACAGCAGGCTGCCAATCACCGTAATCTCAAAAATGGCAGGCATTTCTGAAGAGGAAACCGGTCAGATTATTCATAAATTGGAACAGGAAAAAATTATCATTGATTATGCAGCGGCAATTGACTGGAGAAAAGTAGATGGCCATGAAGGGGTTACGGCCATGATCGATGTGAAAGTAGCACCTAAGCGGGGTGTGGGATTTGATGAAATCGCTGAACGTGTTTACCGTTTTAAAGAGGTTCAGTCTGTTTATTTAATGTCAGGTGCATATGATTTAAGCGTTGTGATTGAAGGGAAATCTATGTCTGAGGTGGCGAGGTTTGTTTCAGAAAAACTGTCGGCTCTTGATTCCGTTCTTTCCACAACGACTCATTTCATTTTAAAAAAATACAAACACGATGGACGCATCTATGGTACAGGGGATGAGGATAAGCGGATGGTGGTAACTCCATAA
- a CDS encoding alpha/beta hydrolase, which produces MNPTFFHSTMNLQGINIHYELYEKHPEKPTMVLLHGFLSSTFSFRRLIPLLQEEFRIIAIDLPPFGKTEKSIRFVHSYSNMAKVVIELLEKLQVKNAILVGHSMGGQVSLYAAKERPELFKKVVLLCSSGYLKRMKHYMICGSYVPYFYLCIKHWLSSQGVFKNLCNVVYDQSLIDQEMMDGYLQPFADDRIFMALTRMIRDREGDLSQEDLRKIEVPSLLIWGQEDKIVPVEVGRRMSKDLPNASLFELAQTGHLVPEERPLHVMDRIMNFSHA; this is translated from the coding sequence ATGAACCCGACTTTTTTTCATTCTACAATGAATCTGCAGGGCATCAATATTCATTATGAGCTTTATGAAAAACATCCCGAAAAACCGACGATGGTTTTACTCCACGGTTTTTTATCTTCCACCTTCAGTTTCAGAAGACTGATTCCGCTTTTGCAGGAAGAATTCAGGATTATCGCTATAGATCTTCCCCCATTTGGAAAAACGGAAAAATCAATCCGTTTTGTTCATTCTTATTCCAATATGGCAAAAGTAGTCATTGAACTGCTGGAAAAGCTTCAAGTAAAAAATGCGATTCTGGTGGGTCATTCTATGGGAGGACAAGTGTCCCTTTATGCAGCAAAGGAAAGACCGGAGCTCTTCAAAAAAGTGGTGCTTCTATGCAGCTCCGGCTACTTAAAGCGAATGAAGCATTACATGATTTGCGGTTCTTACGTTCCTTATTTTTATCTTTGTATTAAGCACTGGCTGTCCAGTCAGGGCGTTTTCAAAAATCTCTGCAATGTTGTTTATGACCAGTCCTTAATTGACCAGGAAATGATGGACGGCTATTTACAGCCTTTTGCAGATGACAGAATCTTTATGGCTTTGACACGGATGATCCGTGACAGAGAAGGAGATCTTTCTCAGGAGGACTTAAGGAAAATTGAAGTGCCAAGTTTGTTGATTTGGGGGCAAGAGGATAAAATTGTGCCGGTGGAAGTCGGGAGAAGAATGAGTAAAGATTTGCCCAATGCATCACTGTTTGAATTAGCTCAAACCGGACACCTCGTTCCGGAAGAAAGGCCGCTGCATGTGATGGACAGAATTATGAATTTTTCCCATGCATAA
- a CDS encoding DUF1871 family protein, producing the protein METQAANEIMMEILYKWDPFGFGEGFHDTEAVDVVQAVHILDQPGMLAEKIQAIYEHSSEKWIPMEECMKMAVQLLAIKEQAGC; encoded by the coding sequence ATGGAAACGCAAGCTGCGAATGAGATCATGATGGAAATTTTATATAAATGGGATCCTTTTGGCTTCGGTGAAGGATTTCATGATACAGAAGCAGTGGACGTGGTTCAGGCTGTTCATATTCTGGACCAGCCCGGCATGCTTGCTGAAAAAATTCAGGCAATTTATGAGCACTCTTCTGAAAAATGGATTCCAATGGAAGAGTGCATGAAAATGGCGGTACAGCTGCTAGCAATTAAGGAACAGGCGGGCTGCTGA
- a CDS encoding MalY/PatB family protein → MSQFDEVIQRQQTNSVKWDLTAEIFGRSDVLPMWVADMDFKAPPEVLEALNKRIGHGVFGYSSISDKTKNAVMEWSKKRNGWSFEKEAILFSPGVVTALSLAIQTYSAPGEKILLQSPVYTPFFDMVKRNGRIAVNSQLILQNGRYEIDFDDLDEKMGNPDVKLMLLCNPHNPGGRSWKREELIKIGQLAQKHDVLIVSDEIHSDMMLFGNKHVPFASISKEFSDLSITCFAPSKTFNLAGLQASIMVIENDSLRRRMDETLHRLGFFTLNALGSIAMETAYRFGGEWLTELTSYLEKNINYAMKYIQDEIPGIKAIKPDASYLLWLDCRDLHLDDKEIKRLLLHKGKVALEEGTKYGPGGEGFVRLNAGCPLETLKDGLSRIKTAFHRDPER, encoded by the coding sequence ATGAGTCAATTTGATGAAGTCATTCAGCGCCAGCAAACGAATTCTGTAAAATGGGACTTAACAGCAGAAATATTCGGGAGATCTGATGTCCTGCCAATGTGGGTGGCGGATATGGATTTCAAAGCTCCTCCTGAAGTTCTTGAAGCTTTGAATAAAAGAATCGGACACGGGGTATTCGGATATTCCTCAATCAGCGACAAGACAAAGAACGCCGTGATGGAATGGAGTAAAAAAAGAAATGGATGGAGCTTTGAAAAAGAAGCGATCCTATTCAGTCCTGGAGTTGTAACCGCTTTAAGCCTTGCCATTCAGACCTACTCGGCTCCGGGTGAAAAAATTCTTCTGCAATCACCCGTTTATACACCTTTTTTCGATATGGTTAAACGGAACGGCCGCATCGCTGTGAACAGTCAGCTTATTCTTCAAAACGGCCGCTATGAAATAGATTTTGATGACTTGGATGAGAAAATGGGGAATCCGGACGTTAAACTGATGCTGCTGTGCAATCCTCATAATCCAGGCGGCCGCTCATGGAAGAGGGAAGAATTAATCAAAATAGGACAGCTCGCTCAAAAACATGATGTGCTGATCGTCTCGGATGAAATTCATTCCGATATGATGCTTTTCGGCAATAAGCATGTTCCGTTCGCTTCCATCAGCAAGGAATTTTCAGACCTTTCCATTACCTGCTTCGCTCCGAGCAAAACCTTTAACCTTGCGGGTCTCCAGGCTTCCATCATGGTGATTGAAAACGACTCTCTGAGAAGAAGAATGGATGAAACCCTTCACAGGCTCGGATTTTTCACACTAAATGCATTAGGAAGTATTGCCATGGAAACAGCCTATCGCTTTGGCGGAGAATGGCTGACGGAACTGACCTCCTACCTTGAAAAAAATATAAACTATGCCATGAAGTATATCCAAGATGAAATCCCGGGGATTAAGGCCATAAAACCTGATGCTTCTTATCTTCTATGGCTTGACTGCAGGGACCTTCACCTTGATGACAAAGAGATAAAAAGACTTCTGCTTCATAAAGGAAAAGTTGCCTTAGAGGAAGGAACAAAATACGGACCCGGCGGCGAAGGATTCGTCCGGCTTAATGCAGGCTGTCCGCTTGAGACTCTAAAAGATGGTCTTTCCCGAATTAAAACAGCCTTCCACCGGGATCCTGAAAGATAA
- a CDS encoding sensor histidine kinase, translating into MENLKDLILQVTFILFPIYLYQALWLNRPSPNIPKPNLILIYLLCSLSSIMCMIFPIYVLDGIPYGLHYIPYLAAVLYGGPLTGISVAATGMLYRLYSGGDIIWLSIIVTPLFLIFPLMLHSKWNSFRIQTKLSLGVMLSGTKTILTYTVSYILTIYGFPFLLADNLLDLLLSFLLFTFVLLLTIYCVNSTKENAFLRARLIKSEKLSIVSELAASVAHEVRNPLTVVRGFIQLIGTDRTRMDPKNDEYISLVLSELDRAQEIITDYLNLAKQQYFEKNELSLSQLLDEVVKIMTSYANYKNVHFKNSIAPNLYVYGDAARLKQVFLNLLKNSVEAVSESDGEVKISAYSSHEFIRIKIKDNGIGMTPEQLERIGEPYFTLKERGTGLGLTVTFSIVEQHDGTIRFKSEPGAGTSATVSLPICELKDRQASLQ; encoded by the coding sequence ATGGAGAATTTAAAGGATTTAATTTTGCAAGTGACGTTTATCCTGTTCCCCATCTATCTCTATCAGGCACTCTGGCTTAACCGGCCATCTCCCAATATTCCTAAGCCCAATTTAATTTTAATTTATTTGCTTTGCAGCCTGTCTTCCATCATGTGCATGATTTTTCCGATTTATGTTCTTGACGGAATTCCGTACGGTCTTCATTACATCCCTTATCTTGCTGCCGTTTTATACGGGGGGCCGCTGACAGGTATTTCGGTTGCCGCAACAGGGATGCTGTACCGTTTGTACTCAGGTGGAGATATCATATGGCTTTCCATCATCGTGACTCCTCTGTTTCTAATCTTTCCCCTTATGCTGCACTCAAAATGGAACAGCTTTCGGATTCAGACAAAGCTTTCGCTCGGTGTCATGCTCAGCGGAACAAAGACCATACTCACTTACACAGTAAGCTATATTTTAACGATTTACGGATTTCCCTTTTTGCTGGCAGATAACCTTCTCGATTTGTTATTAAGCTTCCTTTTGTTTACTTTTGTCCTGCTATTGACCATTTATTGTGTTAACTCAACGAAAGAAAACGCTTTCCTCCGGGCCCGGCTCATAAAATCTGAAAAACTTTCCATCGTGAGTGAACTCGCAGCAAGCGTCGCCCATGAAGTTCGCAATCCGCTCACAGTCGTAAGGGGGTTTATTCAGCTCATTGGAACCGACCGGACAAGAATGGATCCAAAAAATGATGAATACATCTCCCTTGTCCTCTCTGAATTGGACCGCGCCCAGGAAATCATTACGGATTATTTAAATCTGGCAAAACAGCAGTATTTTGAAAAAAATGAGCTCTCCTTAAGCCAGCTGCTCGATGAAGTCGTTAAAATCATGACTTCCTATGCCAATTATAAAAATGTCCATTTTAAAAACAGTATTGCTCCTAATTTATACGTGTATGGAGATGCTGCGAGACTTAAGCAGGTTTTTCTGAATTTACTTAAGAATTCAGTTGAAGCCGTATCGGAATCAGACGGCGAAGTGAAAATATCCGCCTATTCTTCCCACGAATTTATCCGCATCAAGATCAAGGACAACGGAATCGGAATGACACCGGAGCAGCTCGAAAGAATCGGAGAACCCTATTTTACGTTAAAGGAACGCGGCACGGGACTCGGTTTAACGGTCACATTTTCAATTGTAGAGCAGCATGACGGAACCATCCGGTTTAAAAGCGAACCGGGGGCCGGAACCTCCGCAACCGTTTCTTTGCCAATCTGCGAACTGAAGGACCGTCAAGCATCTTTACAGTAA
- a CDS encoding superoxide dismutase family protein, which translates to MMCISAALLLMGGCGQEDLTSMGTELFNQDGDSLGTVKLSEQPEGVKFDIVLEGLQPGEHGVHIHQNPDCEGPDFVTAGDHYNPDNKKHGLLNPEGAHLGDLPNIITDSDGKTQAEIMGPKLTLKKGSKNSLLFKGGTSLVITETKDDGMSQPAGESGARIACGKITEKEANRRDKKEIDIEAKP; encoded by the coding sequence ATGATGTGCATATCTGCTGCACTGCTGCTTATGGGAGGCTGCGGTCAGGAGGATCTGACTTCGATGGGGACGGAATTATTTAATCAGGATGGGGATTCATTAGGGACCGTTAAATTGTCTGAACAGCCTGAGGGAGTGAAGTTTGATATCGTACTGGAAGGCCTTCAGCCTGGAGAGCACGGTGTCCATATTCATCAAAATCCGGACTGCGAAGGACCGGACTTTGTCACAGCAGGGGACCATTATAATCCTGACAATAAAAAACACGGACTTCTAAATCCGGAAGGGGCCCATCTGGGTGATCTGCCCAATATCATAACAGACAGTGACGGGAAAACGCAGGCGGAAATTATGGGACCGAAGCTGACGCTCAAAAAAGGTTCGAAAAACTCGCTTCTATTTAAAGGAGGAACATCCCTCGTCATTACGGAAACGAAAGATGACGGAATGTCTCAGCCTGCGGGGGAATCCGGTGCAAGGATTGCCTGCGGAAAAATAACGGAGAAGGAAGCGAACCGCCGGGATAAAAAAGAAATCGATATCGAAGCAAAGCCCTGA
- a CDS encoding kinase-associated lipoprotein B, translated as MMEFQPGDHVTGIYKTGKYAGIVTAIRPMHILVQVKAVLKHPAQGDLHSPKDADVPLFHERRALSFNEQTNVPKNMVKPFDGDFPNYSESLRESIESLREVLSGDDSMWAQKSLANLQQLEKEYTF; from the coding sequence TTGATGGAATTTCAGCCAGGTGATCATGTTACAGGAATTTATAAAACAGGCAAATACGCAGGTATTGTAACCGCAATACGCCCGATGCATATCCTTGTCCAGGTAAAGGCTGTTCTGAAGCATCCCGCACAGGGTGATCTGCACAGCCCAAAAGATGCGGACGTCCCTCTTTTTCATGAAAGGAGAGCGCTCAGCTTTAATGAACAGACGAATGTACCGAAAAATATGGTGAAACCATTTGACGGAGATTTCCCGAATTACAGTGAATCTTTGCGGGAATCTATTGAGAGCCTGAGGGAAGTTCTCAGCGGAGATGATTCCATGTGGGCCCAAAAATCCCTTGCAAATCTTCAGCAGCTTGAAAAAGAGTACACATTTTAA